One Helianthus annuus cultivar XRQ/B chromosome 7, HanXRQr2.0-SUNRISE, whole genome shotgun sequence genomic region harbors:
- the LOC110866451 gene encoding uncharacterized protein LOC110866451, with amino-acid sequence MVQHRYSIINGNISWEWGGDTPVHQTEVAEQWDDCRKLLQNVEINNKLDRWLWKQEDDREEFSVCNLRSELDGMRMIPETQVLKWLCWIPKKINCFIWRAVLDRIPTRDALAIRNIQLPSVLCVLCNICNESVDHLLISCQYAQLVWTAISLWVKIPIPRYMLSLVGLMEHIQSHCSLQDKKKAVYVIIAATCWTLWRVRNNVFFNGKTTNVSRAVGDIKALSFLWVKSRAGKKELSWKEWGEFSCFKGI; translated from the coding sequence ATGGTTCAACATAGATACAGTATCATTAATGGAAACATCTCTTGGGAATGGGGAGGCGATACACCGGTTCATCAAACAGAGGTTGCGGAACAGTGGGATGATTGCAGAAAGTTGTTACAGAATGTCGAAATAAATAACAAATTAGATAGGTGGCTATGGAAACAAGAAGATGACCGAGAAGAATTCAGCGTATGTAATCTAAGATCAGAACTGGACGGGATGAGAATGATACCAGAAACACAGGTTCTCAAGTGGCTTTGCTGGATACCAAAGAAAATAAACTGCTTTATTTGGAGAGCGGTGCTCGATCGGATTCCTACGAGAGACGCGTTAGCAATCAGGAATATACAATTACCTTCGGTCTTATGTGTGTTATGTAACATATGCAATGAATCGGTTGATCATCTATTGATTTCCTGTCAATATGCTCAGCTGGTTTGGACGGCAATCTCGTTATGGGTCAAAATTCCTATTCCGAGATATATGCTCAGCTTGGTGGGATTAATGGAACACATTCAATCACATTGTTCATTACAAGATAAAAAGAAGGCGGTTTATGTGATTATTGCGGCGACATGTTGGACATTATGGCGTGTTAGAAACAACGTATTTTTCAACGGAAAAACAACGAATGTTTCAAGGGCAGTCGGGGACATCAAGGCACTCTCGTTTCTATGGGTAAAATCAAGGGCTGGAAAAAAGGAGCTAAGTTGGAAAGAATGGGGAGAGTTTAGTTGTTTCAAAGGAATTTGA